In Xenopus tropicalis strain Nigerian chromosome 5, UCB_Xtro_10.0, whole genome shotgun sequence, one genomic interval encodes:
- the eva1a gene encoding protein eva-1 homolog A, with product MDEAYQPVTNRTMAPVGQINKEMAVLSNIMAAYSFITENPERAALYFVSGVCIGLILTLVALVMRISCQADCKRTTVKKAPRRQDIDSDTSDSDDDSDTTSDLSARRHRRFERTLNMNVFTSAEELERAQRLEERERIIREIWMNGQPDIPGTRSLNRYY from the exons ATGGATGAGGCTTACCAGCCTGTTACCAACCGCACTATGGCACCCGTGGGTCAGATCAACAAGGAGATGGCCGTGCTCAGCAACATCATGGCAGCATATTCCTTTATCACAG AAAATCCAGAGAGAGCTGCTTTGTATTTCGTATCGGGAGTGTGCATCGGCCTCATTCTCACCCTGGTGGCGCTGGTAATGAGGATATCCTGCCAGGCCGACTGCAAAAGGACCACGGTGAAGAAGGCTCCCAGGAGACAGGACATTGACAGTGACACCAGCGACAGCGACGATGACTCCGACACCACGTCAGACTTGTCGGCCAGGAGGCATCGACGCTTTGAGAGGACTTTGAACATGAACGTTTTTACCTCCGCCGAGGAGTTGGAGAGGGCACAGAGGCTTGAAGAACGGGAGCGCATCATCCGGGAAATATGGATGAACGGCCAACCGGACATCCCAGGGACAAGAAGTCTCAACCGGTACTATTAG